The proteins below are encoded in one region of Candidatus Bathyarchaeota archaeon:
- a CDS encoding exosome complex protein Rrp42, translated as MSMIIRVKQQQIAQLMSKGKRLDGRELNDYREIKVEMGVIEKAEGSARVLLGKTEVLVGVKIGIGKPFPDTPNEGVLTVNVELVPLASPTFEPGPPKEDAIELARVVDRGIRESKAIDLEKLCLEPGKNVLIVFVDVYVLNYDGNLIDASAIATLAALLNTKMFKYEVEEGEVKVKPGYTPLPMQNYPIAVTFAKINGKLAVDPWLEEEQVMDARLTITIEKEGKICAVQKGGTGYFTTEYILEAAKIAKEKASEIRKLLVK; from the coding sequence ATGTCAATGATTATACGTGTAAAACAGCAACAAATCGCCCAACTAATGAGTAAAGGTAAGAGATTAGATGGAAGAGAGTTAAACGATTACCGTGAAATCAAAGTGGAAATGGGCGTCATCGAAAAAGCAGAAGGCTCAGCACGTGTTCTTTTGGGTAAAACTGAAGTCTTGGTGGGAGTAAAAATTGGAATCGGCAAACCTTTCCCAGACACTCCAAACGAAGGGGTCTTAACAGTAAACGTTGAGCTTGTTCCCCTGGCATCACCAACATTCGAACCTGGTCCCCCAAAAGAAGACGCTATTGAACTCGCAAGAGTAGTAGACAGAGGTATACGAGAGTCAAAAGCCATAGACCTTGAAAAGCTCTGCCTAGAACCAGGGAAAAATGTACTCATAGTATTCGTTGATGTCTATGTGCTCAACTATGACGGAAACCTCATTGACGCTTCAGCTATCGCAACGCTAGCAGCTTTATTGAACACAAAGATGTTCAAGTACGAAGTTGAAGAAGGAGAAGTCAAGGTAAAACCAGGCTACACTCCATTACCGATGCAAAACTACCCCATAGCAGTAACGTTCGCAAAGATAAATGGCAAACTTGCTGTTGATCCTTGGCTAGAGGAAGAACAGGTTATGGACGCTAGACTGACGATAACCATTGAAAAAGAAGGAAAAATATGCGCCGTTCAGAAGGGAGGAACTGGCTATTTTACCACAGAATATATCTTGGAAGCAGCAAAAATCGCTAAAGAAAAAGCTTCAGAAATACGCAAACTGCTGGTGAAGTAA
- a CDS encoding 50S ribosomal protein L37ae, producing the protein MGKTKKIGPTGGLKSRYGATVRKRYIEVVTETKKRHRCPQCHASTVKRQSVGVWECRKCGFTFTGGAYTPSTKLGATAKRAARGASTEG; encoded by the coding sequence ATGGGAAAAACAAAGAAGATCGGCCCAACAGGAGGGTTGAAGAGCCGATACGGTGCAACTGTAAGGAAAAGATATATCGAAGTGGTGACAGAGACCAAAAAGCGACACAGATGCCCTCAATGCCACGCGTCTACTGTGAAACGCCAAAGTGTTGGAGTTTGGGAATGCAGAAAATGCGGGTTTACCTTCACTGGAGGAGCCTATACGCCTTCAACTAAACTAGGCGCTACGGCAAAACGAGCAGCAAGAGGAGCTTCCACAGAAGGTTAG